The proteins below come from a single Asanoa ferruginea genomic window:
- a CDS encoding sugar ABC transporter substrate-binding protein — MSEDTARGRGHNFNRRDLLRLSALAGAGAIFAPVLSACSVDSGTGSGSGSGSGGASPKVIGNGLTEKKQLTPFQFGGAAGEVPAGVPKRIAWANTSDAEFFLQITRSIETAAKARGLEFVTAIANDDSAKNVEQIETFLQRGIGALCIQPLDANAQAPLMKRAIEAGAAVLSLVTPPSTSQAVADQYKVGNAQGMAAAKYITEKMGGNANVVYFNTDTIEVLKARHQGALDGIKTAGAGAKIVSDIQPAAITQDGGFKAMNTILQQHPDVNVIVGGDTYCLGALSALQAAGKARPDMYLSGIDGDEQALAEIRKGGAYKASFAFAYPLMGYAWGQFAADWLEGKPIPQVMQFNAIELNSAETIDKYQADMKAVDETWKNSATYFTMLGSIRYQDREQFINYAA, encoded by the coding sequence ATGTCTGAAGACACAGCACGGGGTCGGGGGCACAACTTCAATCGGCGCGATCTGTTGCGCCTCAGCGCGCTGGCCGGAGCGGGAGCCATCTTCGCTCCGGTGTTGAGTGCGTGTTCGGTCGACAGCGGCACCGGTTCGGGCTCCGGCTCCGGATCCGGCGGCGCGAGCCCGAAGGTGATCGGCAACGGGCTGACCGAGAAGAAGCAGTTGACGCCGTTCCAGTTCGGCGGCGCCGCCGGTGAGGTGCCCGCCGGCGTTCCGAAGCGCATCGCGTGGGCCAACACGTCCGACGCGGAGTTCTTCCTTCAGATCACCCGTTCGATCGAGACGGCCGCCAAGGCCCGCGGCCTCGAGTTCGTCACCGCGATCGCCAACGACGACTCGGCCAAGAACGTCGAGCAGATCGAGACGTTCCTCCAACGCGGCATCGGCGCGCTGTGCATCCAGCCACTGGACGCCAACGCGCAGGCCCCGCTGATGAAGCGGGCCATCGAAGCCGGTGCGGCGGTGCTGTCGCTGGTCACCCCGCCCAGCACCTCGCAGGCGGTCGCCGACCAGTACAAGGTCGGCAACGCACAGGGGATGGCCGCGGCGAAATACATCACCGAGAAGATGGGCGGCAACGCCAACGTCGTCTACTTCAACACCGACACGATCGAGGTGCTCAAGGCGCGGCACCAGGGCGCGCTCGACGGCATCAAGACCGCCGGCGCCGGTGCGAAGATCGTCAGCGACATCCAGCCGGCCGCCATCACGCAGGACGGCGGCTTCAAGGCGATGAACACCATCCTCCAGCAGCACCCCGACGTCAACGTGATCGTCGGCGGCGACACCTACTGCCTCGGTGCGCTCTCCGCGCTCCAGGCCGCAGGCAAGGCCCGGCCCGACATGTATCTGTCGGGCATCGACGGCGACGAGCAGGCGCTCGCCGAGATCCGCAAGGGCGGCGCCTACAAGGCCAGCTTCGCGTTCGCCTACCCGCTCATGGGCTACGCGTGGGGCCAGTTCGCGGCCGACTGGCTCGAGGGCAAGCCCATCCCGCAGGTCATGCAGTTCAACGCGATCGAGCTCAACTCGGCCGAGACCATCGACAAATACCAGGCCGACATGAAGGCCGTCGACGAGACCTGGAAGAACTCGGCCACCTACTTCACCATGCTCGGTTCGATCCGCTACCAGGATCGCGAGCAGTTCATCAACTACGCCGCCTGA
- a CDS encoding ABC transporter permease subunit: MTRRYLVPGEPSRRTGLALLCVVLVAYFGLSYDNFFTVSNGLTILMNVSAIAIAAIGAMFLVVSGNVDLSIGGQYALISVVTAQFAKNSGNVWLAVFIGLLTGTILGLVNGILVKYMKISPLIVTLGTMAVFKGLAYLVSSGKSVFGFSDAFIFLGRARINTVPLPVIIAAVLFVIGGFWLLRSATGLRLFAIGGNQQAARLTGVDVDWLVVKLYVVNGLLMGVVAVLTTARLGSGTPQIGTSFELDVLTAVILGGVGFAGGSGHPAGVFVGVATIGILSSGLIFAGLEDWWQQISKGLVLLLALGADQIAEHRRARSVRKDAPIEAADPTPVAAGPPSASGSAEDEYGLGDAARRTPGEVVLRASGLARRFGSVFALRNGTFEVRAGQVVCIVGDNGAGKSTLIKLISGVHRPDAGTIALDGEPVEFGGPIDARRAGIETVHQDLAVCPNLGVAHNLILGDEPRRRMFGVIPVRDDAAAIARTRDRLASLGIALTDMNRSVGRLSGGQRQSVSIARAMKEGVKLVILDEPTAALGVTQTRNVLRIARQAADNGAGVILISHDIRTVFATADRVVVLRLGEVVYDDEIGNVTHTRLLHLMAGLEDVRGPSGPVGDEAALDAAAAKGN, encoded by the coding sequence TTGACACGCCGTTACCTGGTTCCCGGGGAGCCCAGCCGCCGCACCGGTCTCGCACTGCTCTGCGTCGTCCTCGTCGCCTACTTCGGACTGTCGTACGACAACTTCTTCACCGTCTCCAACGGCCTGACGATTCTCATGAACGTCTCGGCGATCGCGATCGCGGCGATCGGCGCGATGTTCCTGGTCGTCTCGGGCAACGTCGACCTCTCGATCGGTGGCCAGTACGCGCTCATCTCCGTGGTCACCGCCCAGTTCGCCAAGAACTCGGGCAACGTCTGGCTCGCGGTGTTCATCGGCCTGCTCACCGGCACGATCCTCGGGTTGGTCAACGGCATCCTCGTCAAATACATGAAGATCTCGCCGCTCATCGTGACGCTGGGCACGATGGCGGTCTTCAAAGGGCTGGCCTATCTGGTCAGCAGCGGCAAGTCCGTGTTCGGCTTCTCGGACGCGTTCATCTTCCTGGGCCGCGCGCGGATCAACACCGTGCCGCTGCCGGTCATCATCGCCGCGGTGCTGTTCGTGATCGGCGGCTTCTGGCTGCTGCGCTCCGCGACCGGGCTGCGGCTGTTCGCGATCGGTGGCAACCAGCAGGCGGCCCGGCTGACCGGCGTCGACGTCGACTGGCTGGTCGTCAAGCTCTACGTGGTCAACGGGCTGCTGATGGGCGTGGTGGCCGTGCTGACCACCGCGCGCCTCGGCAGCGGCACGCCGCAGATCGGCACCTCGTTCGAACTCGACGTGCTCACCGCCGTGATTCTCGGCGGAGTCGGGTTCGCCGGCGGCAGCGGCCATCCCGCCGGGGTGTTCGTCGGCGTGGCGACGATCGGCATCCTCAGTTCCGGCCTGATCTTCGCCGGGCTCGAAGACTGGTGGCAGCAGATCAGCAAGGGGCTCGTGCTGCTGCTGGCGCTCGGCGCCGACCAGATCGCGGAACACCGGCGGGCCCGGTCGGTGCGCAAGGACGCACCGATCGAGGCCGCCGACCCGACGCCGGTGGCCGCGGGACCGCCATCGGCGTCGGGTTCGGCCGAAGACGAATACGGACTCGGCGACGCCGCGCGGCGTACCCCCGGAGAAGTGGTCCTGAGAGCAAGCGGGTTGGCACGCCGTTTCGGGTCGGTGTTCGCCCTGCGCAACGGCACGTTCGAGGTGCGCGCCGGGCAGGTGGTGTGCATCGTCGGCGACAACGGCGCCGGCAAGTCGACGCTCATCAAGCTCATCTCGGGGGTGCACCGCCCCGACGCCGGCACCATCGCGCTCGACGGCGAGCCGGTCGAGTTCGGCGGGCCGATCGACGCGCGCCGTGCCGGGATCGAGACTGTGCACCAGGACCTCGCGGTCTGCCCCAACCTCGGGGTGGCGCACAACCTCATCCTCGGCGACGAGCCGCGCCGCCGGATGTTCGGCGTCATCCCCGTCCGCGACGACGCGGCGGCCATCGCCCGCACCCGGGACCGGCTGGCGTCGCTGGGCATCGCGCTGACCGACATGAACCGATCGGTCGGCCGGCTCTCCGGTGGGCAGCGCCAGTCGGTGTCGATCGCCCGTGCCATGAAGGAAGGCGTGAAGCTCGTCATCCTCGACGAGCCGACCGCGGCGCTGGGCGTCACGCAGACCCGCAACGTGCTGCGGATCGCCCGGCAGGCGGCCGACAACGGCGCCGGCGTGATCCTCATCAGCCACGACATCCGCACCGTCTTCGCGACCGCCGACCGGGTCGTGGTGCTGCGGCTGGGCGAGGTCGTCTACGACGACGAGATCGGCAACGTGACACACACCCGGCTGCTGCACCTGATGGCCGGCCTGGAAGACGTCCGCGGCCCGTCGGGACCGGTCGGCGACGAGGCGGCCCTGGACGCCGCCGCGGCGAAGGGAAACTGA
- a CDS encoding SDR family NAD(P)-dependent oxidoreductase yields the protein MALDDFDLTGKRVLVTGGGDGLGRQMTEAFVDAGATVVICGRRPAPLEATAAALPGVIPIQADVTIVSDVDRLVAEAGAIDVLVNNAGLSHRAPWPEAGSDDWRFIMTLNVESPFWLFQRLVPGMIERGWGRVINVASVYGLVGGDASRYPGIDLDIASYFASKHGIIGLTKFLAAQVAPTGVTVNALCPGMFPSPANDDALQPEVIAALEAGTPMHRLGTDRELRSAVLFLAAPASSFVTGHSLVVDGGWTVW from the coding sequence ATGGCCCTCGACGACTTCGACCTCACCGGCAAGCGGGTGCTGGTCACCGGCGGCGGCGACGGCCTGGGCCGGCAGATGACCGAGGCGTTCGTCGACGCCGGCGCGACCGTGGTCATCTGCGGCCGGCGGCCGGCGCCGCTGGAGGCGACGGCCGCCGCCCTGCCCGGCGTGATACCGATCCAGGCCGACGTGACCATCGTGTCCGATGTGGACCGACTGGTGGCCGAGGCCGGTGCGATCGACGTGCTGGTCAACAACGCCGGCCTGTCGCACCGCGCGCCCTGGCCCGAGGCCGGCTCCGACGACTGGCGCTTCATCATGACGCTCAACGTCGAGTCGCCGTTCTGGCTCTTCCAGCGGCTCGTCCCGGGGATGATCGAGCGCGGCTGGGGCCGGGTCATCAACGTCGCGTCGGTCTACGGCCTCGTGGGCGGCGACGCCTCGCGCTATCCCGGGATCGACCTCGACATCGCGTCCTACTTCGCCAGCAAGCACGGCATCATCGGGCTCACCAAGTTTCTGGCGGCGCAGGTCGCGCCGACCGGCGTGACGGTCAACGCGCTGTGCCCGGGCATGTTCCCGAGCCCGGCCAACGACGACGCGCTCCAGCCCGAGGTCATCGCCGCGCTCGAGGCCGGCACCCCGATGCACCGGCTGGGCACCGATCGCGAGCTGCGCTCGGCCGTGCTGTTCCTGGCCGCGCCGGCGTCGTCGTTCGTGACCGGCCACAGCCTCGTGGTCGACGGCGGATGGACCGTGTGGTGA
- a CDS encoding aspartate aminotransferase family protein has protein sequence MKFDVSRQRIEAASAIVAGGVNSAFRSGIRPHPLVFAEADGAILTDVDGNRLVDYFLGMGPMLLGHRPAPVVDAVRAQLDRSILVAGQTDLEYAAARLLTELVPSAELVRFSVSGSEAVQAALRVARAATGRSTVLKFEGHYHGWFDNVMWSVSPTLEEAGPAEAPVPVASSLGQQPAVDLAVLPWNDADLVRQRLARGDVAAVIMEPVMFNNAGILPLPGYLEAVREACDASGTLLIFDEVITGFRIGPGGAQQEFGVTPDLTVLGKALANGFPVAAVVGKRSYMDLVADRVVHGGTYNTQSVAMAATLATLTEIASGRPYETIGPVGTALMEGLRKEFADAGVEVRIVGYPAVFQVRFGTVRPRDYREALQADRAAYVDFAADLLHHGVRVLPRGTWFVSTSHGDHVDATLSAVHDVLKGSR, from the coding sequence ATGAAGTTCGACGTCTCCCGCCAACGGATAGAGGCCGCGTCCGCGATCGTCGCGGGCGGGGTCAACAGCGCCTTCCGGTCCGGCATCCGCCCACACCCGCTCGTCTTCGCCGAGGCCGACGGCGCGATCCTCACCGACGTCGACGGCAACCGCCTGGTCGACTACTTCCTCGGCATGGGGCCGATGCTCCTCGGCCACCGTCCGGCGCCGGTCGTCGATGCGGTCCGGGCCCAGCTCGACCGCAGCATCCTGGTCGCCGGCCAGACCGACCTCGAATACGCGGCCGCCCGCCTGCTGACCGAACTCGTCCCGTCGGCGGAGCTGGTGCGGTTCTCGGTCTCGGGGAGCGAGGCCGTGCAGGCGGCCCTGCGGGTGGCGCGGGCGGCCACGGGCCGCTCGACGGTGCTGAAGTTCGAGGGCCACTACCACGGCTGGTTCGACAACGTGATGTGGAGCGTCTCGCCCACGCTGGAGGAGGCCGGCCCGGCCGAGGCGCCGGTCCCGGTGGCCAGTTCGCTCGGCCAGCAGCCCGCGGTCGACCTGGCGGTGCTGCCGTGGAACGACGCCGACCTGGTCCGCCAACGGCTGGCCCGCGGCGACGTCGCAGCGGTGATCATGGAGCCGGTGATGTTCAACAACGCCGGCATCCTGCCGCTGCCCGGATATCTCGAAGCGGTCCGCGAGGCCTGCGACGCGAGCGGCACCCTGCTGATCTTCGACGAGGTGATCACCGGCTTCCGGATCGGGCCCGGCGGCGCACAGCAGGAGTTCGGCGTGACACCCGACCTCACCGTGCTCGGCAAGGCGCTCGCCAACGGTTTCCCGGTCGCCGCGGTCGTCGGCAAGCGGTCCTATATGGACCTGGTCGCCGATCGGGTCGTGCACGGCGGCACCTACAACACCCAGTCGGTGGCGATGGCGGCGACGCTCGCCACGCTGACCGAGATCGCCAGCGGCCGGCCCTACGAGACGATCGGCCCGGTTGGCACCGCGCTGATGGAGGGGCTGCGCAAGGAGTTCGCCGACGCGGGTGTCGAGGTGCGGATCGTCGGCTATCCGGCGGTGTTCCAGGTGCGCTTCGGCACGGTGCGGCCGCGCGACTACCGCGAAGCGCTCCAGGCCGACCGCGCCGCCTACGTCGACTTCGCCGCCGACCTGCTCCACCACGGCGTACGCGTCCTGCCGCGAGGCACCTGGTTCGTCTCGACCAGCCACGGCGACCACGTCGACGCGACCCTGTCCGCCGTCCACGACGTGCTGAAGGGGTCGCGATGA
- a CDS encoding enolase C-terminal domain-like protein: MKIVDIRATPVTVPLKRPLRWSFGVEVSTTRVIVELITDEGLVGIGETRGGDEVVRALELHRDLYIGLDPLEVGRITRRFSVFRMTSEQLALVGAAKLAGAALEMACWDLTGKALGKRCGDLWGGIENERVEFAAYVFYRYASPTDIGRGDLAEDAADHAEELFETHGFRDIKFKNGVLEPVQEIRSVRLMRERLGDRLRNLRLDPNAVWSVETSVRVLNEINDFGLEFCEDPTWGIEGMSLVRERTPVPLATNMCCVTFEQIPLAVRARAVDVILGDIHFWGGPSAVLQLAKICETFNLGLSLHSDRELGISTAAVLHLAGAETMVSHAIDSHLPEQADDIITTPFVFREGCLQVPTGPGLGVEIDQEKLRFYAAHHRKVGEGSEFADAAQTSFRAKFPRF; this comes from the coding sequence ATGAAGATCGTCGACATCCGGGCCACCCCGGTCACCGTGCCGTTGAAGCGCCCGCTGCGCTGGTCGTTCGGCGTCGAAGTGTCGACCACCCGGGTCATCGTGGAGCTGATCACCGACGAGGGCCTGGTCGGCATCGGCGAGACCCGCGGCGGCGACGAAGTGGTCCGCGCCCTGGAGCTGCACCGCGACCTCTACATCGGGCTCGACCCGCTGGAGGTCGGCCGGATCACCCGCCGGTTCTCCGTGTTCCGGATGACCAGCGAGCAGCTCGCGCTGGTCGGCGCGGCCAAGCTCGCCGGGGCGGCGCTGGAGATGGCGTGCTGGGACCTGACCGGCAAGGCGCTCGGCAAGCGCTGCGGCGACCTGTGGGGCGGGATCGAGAACGAGCGCGTCGAGTTCGCGGCGTATGTCTTCTACCGCTACGCCTCGCCGACCGACATCGGCCGCGGCGACCTGGCCGAGGACGCGGCCGACCACGCCGAGGAGCTCTTCGAGACACACGGGTTCCGCGACATCAAGTTCAAGAACGGCGTGCTCGAACCGGTGCAGGAGATCCGCTCCGTCCGGCTGATGCGGGAGCGGCTCGGCGACCGGCTCCGCAACCTGCGGCTCGACCCCAACGCGGTGTGGTCGGTGGAGACCAGCGTCCGGGTGCTCAACGAGATCAACGACTTCGGGCTCGAGTTTTGCGAGGACCCGACCTGGGGCATCGAGGGCATGTCGCTGGTCCGCGAGCGCACACCCGTGCCGCTGGCGACCAATATGTGCTGTGTCACCTTCGAGCAGATCCCGTTGGCCGTACGCGCCCGCGCGGTCGACGTGATCCTCGGTGACATCCACTTCTGGGGCGGCCCGAGCGCGGTGCTCCAGCTCGCCAAGATCTGCGAGACGTTCAACCTGGGCCTGAGCCTGCACAGCGACCGCGAGTTGGGCATCTCCACGGCGGCCGTGCTCCACCTGGCCGGCGCGGAGACGATGGTCAGCCACGCGATCGACTCGCACCTGCCGGAGCAGGCCGACGACATCATCACCACGCCGTTCGTGTTTCGCGAGGGCTGCCTCCAGGTGCCGACCGGGCCCGGTCTCGGTGTCGAGATCGACCAGGAGAAGCTGCGCTTCTACGCCGCGCACCACCGCAAGGTCGGCGAGGGCAGCGAGTTCGCCGACGCCGCGCAGACCTCGTTCCGCGCGAAGTTCCCGAGGTTCTGA
- a CDS encoding SDR family NAD(P)-dependent oxidoreductase, giving the protein MRLSGRVALVTGATGGIGPRIAARLAADGAAVAVHHLPEDADEAAEVADGITATGGTAIAVAADISDPAAVAACVGEVRARLGPISGLVCNAATAVAGQRDWRTLTAADWSATLAVNVTGTFLCVQAAYDDLVATGHGAVVVMSSVTPLLGRTGNLAYVTSKAALIGLTRSLAREVGPEGVRVNAIAPGAIRTPSEAVYGDPADIEAMMAGLQSLRRRGEPDDVAGATGFLLSDDAAFVTGQVLVVDGGWVMP; this is encoded by the coding sequence ATGCGTCTGTCGGGCCGGGTCGCCCTGGTCACCGGCGCCACCGGTGGGATCGGGCCGCGGATCGCCGCCCGGCTCGCCGCCGACGGTGCCGCCGTCGCCGTCCACCACCTGCCCGAAGACGCGGATGAGGCCGCCGAGGTCGCCGACGGGATCACGGCGACCGGCGGCACCGCGATCGCTGTCGCGGCCGACATCTCGGACCCCGCCGCGGTCGCGGCGTGTGTCGGCGAGGTCCGCGCGCGCCTCGGCCCGATCTCCGGGCTGGTCTGCAACGCGGCGACCGCCGTGGCCGGGCAGCGCGACTGGCGCACGCTGACCGCCGCCGACTGGTCGGCCACGCTGGCGGTCAACGTCACCGGCACGTTCCTCTGCGTCCAGGCCGCCTACGACGACCTGGTCGCGACCGGGCACGGTGCCGTCGTGGTCATGTCGTCGGTCACGCCCTTGCTGGGCCGGACCGGAAACCTCGCCTACGTCACCTCCAAGGCGGCCCTGATCGGCCTGACCCGCTCGCTGGCCCGCGAGGTCGGTCCCGAAGGGGTACGCGTCAACGCGATCGCCCCCGGCGCCATCCGCACCCCGTCCGAGGCGGTCTACGGCGACCCGGCCGACATCGAAGCCATGATGGCCGGCCTCCAGTCGCTGCGCCGGCGCGGCGAGCCCGACGACGTGGCCGGGGCGACCGGCTTCCTGCTCAGCGACGACGCCGCGTTCGTCACCGGCCAGGTGCTGGTGGTCGACGGCGGCTGGGTGATGCCATGA
- a CDS encoding M81 family metallopeptidase, giving the protein MTLRVAVASIIQETNTFSPQPSAMDDFTSQGLWVGAAAAGRSEGTNTEIAGALARLAEEGVEGVAIVRAWAMSGGVLEEAALRHLRALLVDNLVAAGPVDALVLCLHGALTAAGEFDADAHLVEAARAALPPGVPVVVTHDLHANVTARVVAAADALIGFHTYPHVDQGDTGRRGADLALRLLRGGERIGTVLAKRPMLVPAESMAIADQPMRRLRALADAATAGPILDVSLFPVQPWLDVPELGFGVTVTHAGAPAAAAALADRLVGEAWAVRAEFAVDPVPVPDAIAGIEPGGGPVLLVQSADSPTSGATADSATVVAALLASRLRSLATVVDAPAVAACFASGAGGRVVTSVGATLDPRWSASARLSGVVTRTGDSPVVLTGDSMTGQPIAMGRWATVDTGTGLTVLVTERPAPTFDPAGYRHVGLEPADADVVVVRSATMYRAGFRGLYRRAVLLDLPGASTPRFDYLTFAHAPRPLYPLDGGDT; this is encoded by the coding sequence ATGACGCTGCGGGTCGCGGTGGCGAGCATCATCCAGGAGACCAACACGTTCTCCCCACAACCGTCCGCCATGGACGACTTCACCTCGCAGGGCCTCTGGGTCGGCGCCGCGGCGGCCGGGCGCAGCGAGGGCACCAACACCGAGATCGCCGGCGCCCTCGCCCGCCTCGCGGAGGAGGGCGTCGAGGGCGTCGCCATCGTGCGCGCGTGGGCGATGTCGGGCGGCGTGCTCGAGGAAGCCGCGCTCCGGCACCTGCGCGCGCTGCTGGTCGACAACCTCGTCGCCGCCGGCCCCGTCGACGCGCTCGTGCTGTGCCTGCACGGCGCGCTCACCGCCGCCGGCGAGTTCGACGCCGACGCCCACCTGGTCGAGGCGGCCCGGGCCGCGCTGCCGCCCGGCGTGCCGGTCGTGGTCACACACGACCTGCACGCCAACGTCACCGCGCGCGTCGTGGCCGCCGCCGACGCGCTGATCGGGTTCCACACCTACCCCCATGTCGACCAGGGCGACACGGGCCGGCGCGGCGCGGACCTCGCCCTGCGCCTGCTGCGCGGCGGTGAGCGCATCGGGACCGTGCTCGCGAAGCGGCCCATGCTCGTGCCGGCCGAGTCGATGGCGATCGCCGACCAGCCGATGCGGCGCTTGCGGGCACTCGCGGACGCGGCGACCGCCGGGCCGATCCTCGACGTGTCGCTGTTCCCGGTCCAGCCCTGGCTCGACGTACCCGAACTCGGATTCGGTGTGACGGTCACCCACGCGGGCGCCCCAGCCGCGGCGGCCGCACTCGCGGACCGGCTGGTCGGCGAGGCGTGGGCGGTCCGGGCGGAGTTCGCCGTCGACCCCGTTCCGGTGCCCGACGCGATTGCCGGCATCGAGCCGGGCGGCGGCCCGGTGCTGCTCGTGCAGTCCGCCGACTCGCCGACCTCCGGCGCGACCGCCGACAGCGCGACGGTCGTGGCGGCACTGCTGGCGAGCCGGCTGCGCAGCCTGGCGACGGTCGTCGACGCGCCGGCCGTCGCGGCCTGCTTCGCCAGCGGCGCCGGCGGCCGGGTCGTGACCAGCGTCGGCGCGACCCTGGACCCGCGCTGGTCGGCGTCCGCTCGCCTGAGCGGAGTCGTCACGCGCACCGGTGACAGCCCGGTCGTGCTCACCGGCGACTCGATGACCGGGCAGCCGATCGCGATGGGCCGCTGGGCCACCGTCGATACGGGCACCGGCCTGACCGTACTCGTCACCGAGCGGCCGGCACCCACCTTCGACCCGGCCGGCTATCGCCACGTCGGCCTCGAGCCGGCCGACGCCGACGTGGTCGTCGTGCGCTCCGCGACCATGTACCGCGCGGGTTTCCGGGGGCTCTACCGCCGCGCCGTGCTGCTCGACCTGCCCGGGGCCAGCACCCCCCGTTTCGACTACCTCACCTTCGCCCACGCGCCCCGGCCGCTCTATCCCCTCGACGGAGGCGACACATGA
- a CDS encoding class I mannose-6-phosphate isomerase, whose amino-acid sequence MTAPLRVYDNRVPVYYDGGARISAFRGVPPAPGPEDWVASLSRLPAAILPAGFPPDTGVSRTDEGSLADLVAADPEGWLGPRLAAAYGGDPALLVKLLDAGVRLPVHCHPTRDFAQRHLGSLFGKTEGWIVVDAAPGAQVWLGMRDAVDRGDLSRWIEDQDTAAMIAAMNALTVAPGQVFYVPAGLPHAIGPGVFVVELQEPTSFSVLADYSAFGVDADAATLGLGWDLALSCFDLDGYADRLDALMPAARSLGPGLRSLFDADSFFRAWQVRGDVTLPVASFAVVVVTGGAGAIVAGAEPMPIARGDTLVVPASAGPLTFTGNAEAIVCLPPELP is encoded by the coding sequence ATGACCGCGCCGCTGCGGGTTTACGACAACCGTGTCCCGGTCTACTACGACGGCGGCGCGCGGATCAGCGCGTTCCGCGGCGTTCCGCCGGCACCCGGCCCCGAAGACTGGGTGGCGTCGCTCTCCCGGCTGCCGGCCGCGATTCTGCCCGCCGGCTTCCCGCCCGACACCGGCGTCTCGCGGACCGACGAAGGCTCGCTCGCCGACCTGGTCGCGGCCGACCCCGAAGGTTGGCTCGGCCCGCGACTGGCGGCCGCCTACGGCGGCGACCCGGCCCTGCTCGTCAAGCTCCTCGACGCGGGCGTCCGGCTCCCGGTGCACTGCCACCCGACCCGCGACTTCGCCCAGCGGCACCTCGGCAGCCTGTTCGGCAAGACCGAGGGCTGGATCGTCGTGGACGCCGCACCCGGCGCGCAGGTCTGGCTCGGCATGCGCGACGCCGTCGACCGCGGCGATCTGTCGCGCTGGATCGAGGATCAGGACACCGCCGCGATGATCGCCGCGATGAACGCGCTGACGGTCGCGCCGGGCCAGGTGTTCTACGTGCCCGCGGGCCTGCCGCACGCGATCGGCCCCGGCGTCTTCGTGGTCGAACTCCAGGAGCCGACCTCGTTCTCGGTGCTCGCCGACTATTCCGCGTTCGGCGTCGACGCCGACGCGGCCACTCTCGGGCTCGGCTGGGACCTCGCGCTGTCCTGCTTCGACCTTGACGGCTACGCCGACCGCCTGGACGCCCTCATGCCGGCCGCCCGGTCGCTCGGGCCGGGCCTGCGCAGCTTGTTCGACGCCGACAGCTTCTTTCGGGCCTGGCAGGTGCGCGGTGACGTGACGTTGCCGGTCGCCAGCTTCGCGGTCGTCGTCGTGACGGGCGGCGCCGGAGCCATCGTTGCCGGAGCCGAGCCGATGCCGATCGCCCGGGGCGACACGCTGGTCGTCCCCGCGTCGGCCGGCCCGCTGACGTTTACGGGGAACGCCGAGGCGATCGTCTGCCTGCCACCGGAGCTGCCGTGA
- a CDS encoding SMP-30/gluconolactonase/LRE family protein: protein MNVPSRSVATIEVVDAGCDLAESPLWLDSQRGIRWVDAGRGDLHALRDGRHESWSVTDGLVSAVAEGAGGDLLLAVGRELWRVPDGPFTGTATVVAQVPPGAVLNDAKVGPDGRLWAGTVDRSQPAAAALWSFGAGGDVRRHWTGVTHGNGLAWNASGSLFYFVDSGAGTLSCGPFDPFGQPTVLLTLDREVDGIPDGLAVDSTGDLWLAVWGGHCVLHLDASGNPIDRIALPERNVTSCAFVSAGLDVLAVTTAADPGGPGGAVHLLDVGRTGLPGYAFPEG from the coding sequence GTGAACGTGCCGTCCCGATCGGTCGCGACCATCGAGGTCGTCGACGCCGGCTGCGACCTGGCCGAGAGCCCGCTCTGGCTCGACTCGCAGCGGGGCATCCGCTGGGTCGACGCCGGCCGAGGGGACCTGCACGCCCTGCGCGACGGCCGGCACGAGTCGTGGTCGGTCACCGACGGTCTGGTCTCGGCGGTCGCCGAAGGCGCTGGCGGCGACCTGCTCCTGGCCGTCGGCCGCGAGCTCTGGCGCGTCCCGGACGGCCCTTTCACGGGTACGGCCACCGTGGTGGCGCAGGTCCCGCCCGGCGCCGTGCTCAACGACGCCAAGGTTGGTCCCGACGGGCGGCTCTGGGCCGGCACGGTCGATCGCTCACAGCCGGCAGCGGCGGCGCTCTGGTCTTTTGGGGCCGGCGGTGACGTCCGGCGGCACTGGACCGGGGTCACGCACGGCAACGGGCTGGCCTGGAACGCGTCGGGCTCGCTGTTCTACTTCGTCGACAGCGGTGCGGGAACGCTGTCCTGCGGCCCCTTCGACCCGTTCGGGCAACCAACGGTCCTGCTCACGCTGGACCGCGAGGTGGATGGCATTCCCGACGGCCTGGCCGTGGACAGCACGGGCGACCTGTGGCTCGCGGTCTGGGGCGGGCACTGCGTGCTGCACCTCGACGCGTCCGGCAACCCGATCGACCGGATCGCACTGCCCGAACGCAACGTGACGTCGTGCGCGTTCGTCTCGGCCGGGCTCGACGTGCTGGCCGTCACCACCGCCGCGGACCCCGGCGGCCCGGGTGGCGCGGTGCACCTGCTCGACGTCGGCCGCACCGGCCTGCCCGGCTACGCCTTTCCGGAGGGATGA